From a single Endozoicomonas euniceicola genomic region:
- the hemL gene encoding glutamate-1-semialdehyde 2,1-aminomutase, with the protein MARSDNRSGALFSEAQQVIPGGVNSPVRAFKGVGGKPVFFQSALGAYVKDVDGNELIDYVGSWGPMILGHNHPDVVAAVREQALKGLSFGAPTALETELALKVRQLFPSMELLRMVNSGTEATMSAIRLARGFTGRDRIVKFEGCYHGHSDSLLVKAGSGALTLGVPSSPGVPEALAENTITLTFNDLDSVEETFREAGSEIACIIVEPVAGNMNCIPPVPGFLQGLRRICDEHEALLIFDEVMTGFRVALGGAQAHYDIKPDLTTLGKIIGGGLPVGAFGGRRDVMKHLAPLGPVYQAGTLSGNPLAMAAGLATLNNIVQPGFHDDLTDKAEQLLKGIRHQADLAGIPLRTVQAGGMFGLFFTEQETVERFDQVMACDSELYGRFFHAMLDEGIYLAPSAFEAGFISAAHGDQEIEQTVAAAGRAFQSLLNQ; encoded by the coding sequence ATGGCTCGATCCGATAACCGTTCCGGCGCTTTGTTCAGTGAAGCGCAGCAAGTCATTCCCGGTGGGGTAAACTCCCCTGTTCGTGCTTTCAAAGGCGTGGGCGGCAAACCCGTTTTCTTCCAGAGCGCCCTGGGAGCCTATGTGAAAGACGTTGACGGAAACGAGCTTATTGATTACGTAGGGTCCTGGGGGCCAATGATTCTTGGTCACAACCATCCGGATGTAGTGGCCGCCGTGCGTGAACAGGCGTTAAAAGGTCTGAGTTTTGGCGCGCCTACCGCCCTGGAAACCGAACTGGCCCTGAAAGTGCGTCAGCTGTTCCCGTCTATGGAACTGTTGAGGATGGTGAACTCGGGCACCGAAGCCACCATGAGCGCCATCCGTCTGGCTCGTGGTTTTACCGGTCGGGATCGTATCGTCAAGTTTGAAGGCTGCTATCACGGCCACTCTGACTCCCTGCTGGTTAAAGCCGGTTCCGGAGCCCTGACTCTGGGCGTACCCAGTTCTCCCGGTGTTCCTGAAGCGCTGGCAGAAAACACCATAACCCTGACCTTTAACGACCTGGACTCTGTCGAGGAAACCTTCAGGGAAGCAGGTTCTGAAATCGCCTGTATTATCGTTGAGCCTGTTGCTGGCAATATGAACTGCATCCCTCCGGTTCCGGGCTTCCTGCAAGGGTTACGCCGAATCTGTGACGAACACGAAGCCCTGTTGATTTTTGATGAAGTGATGACCGGCTTCCGGGTAGCCCTTGGGGGCGCTCAGGCGCATTACGACATCAAGCCTGATTTAACCACGCTCGGCAAGATTATCGGTGGCGGACTGCCGGTGGGGGCCTTTGGTGGTCGCCGGGATGTGATGAAACACCTTGCGCCGCTGGGACCGGTTTATCAGGCAGGTACTTTGTCGGGTAATCCACTGGCAATGGCGGCCGGTCTGGCAACCCTGAACAATATTGTTCAGCCGGGTTTTCATGACGACCTGACCGACAAGGCTGAACAACTGCTGAAAGGCATCAGGCATCAGGCTGACCTGGCGGGCATTCCGTTGCGAACCGTTCAGGCCGGAGGCATGTTTGGCCTGTTCTTCACCGAACAGGAAACCGTGGAGCGATTCGATCAGGTGATGGCCTGTGACAGTGAGCTGTATGGGCGTTTCTTCCACGCCATGCTGGACGAAGGGATTTATCTTGCGCCCTCTGCTTTCGAAGCCGGTTTCATTTCTGCCGCCCACGGCGATCAGGAAATAGAACAAACCGTCGCCGCTGCGGGGCGGGCTTTTCAATCTTTATTAAACCAATGA
- a CDS encoding efflux RND transporter periplasmic adaptor subunit — translation MNLIKISLIVLASLSFIPGALASGSGQERGQGNSVIVDVQTVQAQTWQEELTALGSVYARNQITLTSQVAGSINKINFTDSQAVQAGYPLIEIDSRFQQAKLHEAKARLLDDQRRLHEMQLLVAKKAVSLSELQAQEALVEQSSALVDAAVTTLSFYTLEAPFDGILGLSDLSPGQYVKAGDSLVTLTNLEHLYVDLNFPDKYLSQIGTGMTVNLQFEAWPDRHFSATISSLDAVINIESRNFKVRSELDNPEGLLRPGLLAQATLPLTPHSVITIPTSSVFYRGSQAFVYLVIDSKAVERAVTTLQIVGDKTYIHSGLTAGDEIITAGINKVSNGIIVTPSSITNNKHRQFARQFTREGAASIQNSEVLTQ, via the coding sequence ATGAATCTTATAAAGATCAGTCTCATCGTATTAGCAAGCCTTTCATTCATACCGGGGGCCCTTGCCAGTGGCAGCGGTCAGGAAAGGGGGCAGGGAAACAGTGTGATTGTCGATGTTCAAACCGTTCAGGCACAGACCTGGCAGGAAGAACTGACGGCACTGGGCAGCGTTTACGCCAGGAACCAGATTACCCTGACCAGCCAGGTAGCGGGCTCCATCAATAAAATCAATTTCACTGATAGCCAGGCTGTCCAGGCCGGTTACCCCCTGATTGAAATAGACAGCCGCTTTCAGCAGGCTAAATTACATGAGGCTAAAGCCAGACTTTTGGACGACCAGCGTCGCTTACATGAGATGCAGCTGCTGGTCGCTAAAAAAGCTGTTTCTCTCTCCGAACTTCAGGCTCAGGAAGCGCTGGTTGAACAATCCAGCGCATTGGTTGACGCAGCCGTAACCACTCTGTCTTTTTATACACTGGAAGCACCTTTTGACGGTATTTTAGGTTTAAGCGACCTCAGTCCCGGACAATACGTGAAAGCGGGTGACAGTCTGGTAACATTGACAAACCTGGAGCATCTGTATGTTGACCTGAATTTTCCTGATAAGTACCTCAGTCAGATCGGTACAGGAATGACCGTCAACCTTCAGTTTGAAGCCTGGCCAGACCGTCACTTTTCTGCAACGATTTCAAGCCTTGATGCTGTCATCAACATTGAAAGCCGTAATTTTAAAGTCCGTTCTGAACTGGACAACCCGGAAGGCTTGCTGCGTCCTGGCCTGCTGGCACAGGCCACTCTGCCATTAACACCGCACAGTGTGATCACCATACCCACCAGCAGTGTTTTTTACCGGGGTTCTCAGGCTTTCGTTTACCTTGTTATTGACAGCAAAGCGGTGGAGCGAGCCGTCACTACTCTGCAGATTGTGGGTGACAAAACCTATATCCACTCAGGGCTGACAGCGGGTGACGAGATCATTACGGCAGGTATTAATAAAGTCAGTAATGGCATTATCGTGACGCCTTCCTCTATTACGAACAACAAACATCGACAGTTTGCCCGGCA
- the thiE gene encoding thiamine phosphate synthase: protein MLKGLYGVTDSHLLPDDNSLLHAAEQALHGGMKVLQYRDKSDDQNKRLRQAGALKVLCHQHQAILIINDDVELAAAVEADGVHVGQSDTSAAEARARLGDYAIIGVSCSGSIELAQKAIDAGANYIAFGRFFDSKTKPDAKTASLAVLPEARQRFKVPVVAIGGITVDNASQIIEAGADMIAVVNNLFAAPDIQHRARELSELCL, encoded by the coding sequence ATGCTCAAAGGTCTATACGGTGTTACCGACAGCCATCTGCTACCCGACGACAACAGCCTGCTGCACGCAGCGGAACAGGCTTTGCATGGTGGTATGAAGGTTCTGCAATACCGCGATAAAAGCGACGACCAGAATAAACGCCTGCGGCAGGCCGGAGCCCTGAAAGTGCTCTGCCACCAGCATCAGGCGATCCTGATTATTAACGATGACGTAGAGCTGGCAGCAGCGGTTGAAGCCGATGGCGTACACGTCGGCCAGAGCGATACGTCCGCTGCTGAAGCCAGAGCCCGCCTGGGGGATTACGCCATTATCGGCGTAAGCTGCAGTGGCTCTATAGAGCTGGCGCAGAAAGCCATTGATGCCGGTGCCAACTACATCGCCTTTGGCAGGTTCTTCGACTCCAAAACCAAGCCGGATGCCAAAACCGCCAGCCTGGCTGTGCTGCCGGAAGCCCGGCAGCGTTTTAAAGTACCTGTGGTAGCTATTGGTGGAATTACGGTAGATAATGCTTCCCAAATAATAGAGGCGGGTGCGGACATGATCGCTGTTGTAAACAACCTGTTTGCAGCACCCGATATTCAGCACCGGGCCCGTGAACTCAGTGAACTTTGCCTGTAA
- a CDS encoding DUF1820 family protein, whose amino-acid sequence MSKTQVFRVIFQNEGEVFEVYARQIFQSELWGFIEVEEFAFGERSQLLVDPSEEKLKNTFEGVKRSYIPLTSIIRIDEVEKEGTAKVTEAKSGNVRSFPMPPLNSK is encoded by the coding sequence ATGTCGAAAACACAGGTCTTTCGAGTTATTTTTCAAAACGAAGGCGAAGTCTTTGAAGTGTATGCACGCCAGATTTTTCAGAGTGAGCTCTGGGGCTTTATTGAAGTGGAAGAATTTGCCTTTGGCGAACGCAGTCAGCTGCTGGTTGACCCCAGCGAAGAGAAACTGAAGAACACCTTTGAAGGCGTTAAGCGCAGCTATATTCCACTGACGTCTATTATCCGAATTGATGAAGTGGAAAAAGAAGGTACGGCCAAAGTGACTGAAGCCAAAAGCGGAAATGTGCGCTCTTTTCCAATGCCGCCGTTGAACTCCAAATGA